In Chelatococcus sp. YT9, the following proteins share a genomic window:
- a CDS encoding amidase family protein: protein MTSIDEITRKPAQVLAGLIRERELSCLEVTSAFLKRIDDINPKINAFCTVLHEAALAAAAQADQAFTSGSPIGPLHGLPVALKDLTPTKGVRTTRGSRLFENAVPAEDAELVRRLKKAGAIVIGKTNTPEFGHKGETDNLIFGPTRNPWRLDRTPGGSSGGSAAAVAAGLVPFAEGSDGAGSIRIPASMCGIFGFKPSYGRVPDVAGPFSSHTPFFHNGPLARSVGDATLLYQAMVGADSADPFSVPTDQDVLMSLDHGVAGLRVAFSVNLGYFEVSDEVKLACTRATEAFAALGCVVDEVEVDFDRELEAAFFTLWCAKLATVYSNITDSEFSLLEPVVQGLIEQGRRLSAVEFGRANLMREVVWSRLCSIFDKYDVLICPTTAVSAFPIENGPPATINGASINRLLGWFLTYPFNFTGNPAASVPCGFSHDGLPIGMQIIGRRLDDGLVLRASRTFERLSPWPKLANPSF from the coding sequence ATGACATCCATCGACGAGATTACGAGGAAGCCTGCACAGGTATTAGCCGGGCTGATTCGCGAGCGCGAGCTATCATGCCTGGAAGTTACCTCGGCTTTCTTGAAAAGGATCGATGACATCAATCCAAAGATAAATGCATTTTGTACCGTCCTACACGAAGCGGCGCTCGCTGCGGCGGCGCAAGCCGATCAAGCCTTCACAAGCGGTTCTCCGATCGGACCGCTCCACGGCCTGCCGGTGGCGCTCAAGGATTTGACCCCGACTAAGGGAGTTAGGACCACGCGCGGCTCGCGTCTTTTCGAAAACGCCGTGCCAGCTGAGGACGCTGAGCTCGTCAGGAGGCTCAAGAAAGCCGGAGCCATTGTCATCGGCAAAACAAATACACCGGAGTTTGGGCATAAAGGCGAGACGGATAATCTCATTTTCGGCCCGACGCGCAACCCGTGGCGTCTCGATCGCACTCCTGGTGGATCGAGTGGGGGCTCAGCCGCTGCCGTAGCTGCGGGATTGGTTCCGTTTGCAGAGGGTAGCGATGGTGCGGGATCGATCCGAATCCCGGCGAGCATGTGCGGAATCTTCGGCTTCAAACCAAGCTACGGGCGAGTGCCCGATGTCGCTGGCCCATTCTCCAGCCACACTCCGTTCTTCCACAATGGTCCCCTGGCGCGAAGCGTGGGCGATGCCACGCTCCTATATCAGGCGATGGTTGGAGCCGACAGCGCTGATCCGTTCTCCGTTCCGACTGACCAGGATGTGCTGATGTCTCTTGACCACGGGGTTGCCGGCCTGCGCGTGGCATTCAGCGTGAATTTGGGGTACTTTGAGGTGTCCGATGAGGTGAAACTAGCCTGTACAAGGGCCACGGAGGCGTTTGCGGCGCTAGGTTGCGTCGTCGACGAGGTGGAGGTGGACTTCGACCGTGAATTGGAGGCGGCTTTCTTCACCCTCTGGTGTGCAAAGTTGGCGACTGTCTATTCCAACATCACGGACAGCGAATTCTCGTTGCTTGAGCCAGTGGTTCAGGGCCTGATCGAACAAGGCCGGCGATTGAGTGCCGTCGAATTTGGCCGCGCAAATCTCATGCGCGAAGTCGTTTGGAGTAGGCTGTGTTCTATTTTTGACAAGTATGATGTGTTGATCTGCCCAACAACAGCAGTTTCCGCCTTCCCTATTGAGAATGGGCCACCAGCTACGATCAACGGCGCGTCGATCAATCGCCTTCTGGGCTGGTTCCTGACTTATCCCTTCAACTTCACAGGAAATCCTGCCGCCTCCGTTCCTTGTGGATTTTCTCATGACGGCCTCCCAATCGGGATGCAGATTATCGGAAGGCGCCTCGATGACGGCTTGGTTTTACGAGCTTCCCGCACGTTCGAGCGTCTATCTCCTTGGCCCAAACTAGCAAATCCAAGCTTTTAA
- a CDS encoding sulfite exporter TauE/SafE family protein, protein MSVGIFALSALVIFVAAFVQGTTGLGFALIAAPIIGLIDPKLLPVLVLVLMIPLNLFVAWRERRAVDVMGAAWIMAGRVAGTGGGLWLLLAIPLNNLNLLVGISTIFAASVSLIAPPFKPGSRALIAVGAITGVTETATGIGGPPLALAYQHRSAPVLRSTIATCFLLGEIISLIVLSASGQIDAEQIQMALFLLPVLGLGALLSSAIHHKIDGPLVRTLVLAFALLSGIAVTIRGW, encoded by the coding sequence GTGAGTGTTGGTATTTTTGCCTTATCAGCGCTGGTAATATTTGTTGCTGCGTTCGTGCAGGGCACAACAGGCCTTGGATTTGCGTTGATCGCGGCGCCAATTATCGGGTTGATTGACCCGAAATTACTACCTGTTCTTGTTCTCGTTTTGATGATTCCATTGAACCTGTTTGTAGCTTGGAGGGAGCGCCGTGCCGTCGATGTTATGGGCGCGGCATGGATCATGGCAGGACGTGTGGCAGGCACCGGAGGTGGGTTGTGGTTGCTTCTTGCCATCCCTCTTAACAATCTCAATCTCCTTGTTGGGATATCGACGATCTTTGCTGCATCAGTCTCTTTGATTGCTCCCCCATTCAAACCGGGCAGCCGAGCGTTAATCGCCGTTGGTGCCATAACAGGAGTCACCGAGACGGCCACAGGAATTGGCGGGCCGCCACTGGCTCTGGCCTATCAGCACCGATCCGCACCTGTGTTACGTTCAACGATTGCGACATGTTTTCTACTTGGGGAGATTATATCTCTCATTGTGCTTTCGGCTTCAGGCCAAATTGATGCCGAGCAGATCCAAATGGCTCTGTTTCTGCTTCCTGTCCTAGGTCTTGGTGCGCTGCTAAGTAGCGCTATCCACCACAAGATCGACGGCCCCCTCGTTCGAACACTTGTGCTCGCGTTCGCATTGCTTTCAGGTATCGCTGTCACAATTCGAGGCTGGTAA
- a CDS encoding LysR family transcriptional regulator — MERRQLEYFVAVAEQGGFGRASAALNVTQSAISQAIGQLERELRTKLFLRTGRHAILTAAGHAALTPARQALRDLGTIRAIVADVMGLAGGRLDIATFPPLAEWPVGAVVGAFRKEHPAVTIHIKGPTWARIPEVAEMVRDGRCELGFTDDSELAHGLIAHPLEPQDYVGILPPGTVIADDGVISLEDIVARGLIVGPWWETSPPYMELRANYPDLVQNAIAVRIEYREAYVPLVVSGAGAAILPRFVGELASAAGATVAELACPIWLKTLLVQRPGDMAPAAREFRDVTLQLYGRVEAPADIPESQSHST; from the coding sequence ATGGAGCGCCGACAACTGGAATACTTCGTTGCAGTCGCAGAGCAGGGCGGATTTGGGCGTGCGTCGGCAGCACTGAACGTGACCCAGTCGGCTATTTCGCAAGCCATCGGACAGTTGGAGAGAGAACTCCGTACTAAGCTGTTCTTGCGTACCGGTCGTCACGCCATCCTTACTGCAGCGGGTCACGCAGCCTTAACACCGGCACGGCAGGCGTTAAGGGATCTCGGCACAATTCGTGCGATCGTCGCAGATGTGATGGGTCTGGCAGGCGGGCGGTTAGACATAGCGACCTTTCCTCCGCTTGCCGAATGGCCGGTTGGCGCGGTCGTTGGGGCATTCCGGAAGGAACATCCCGCCGTAACGATACACATTAAAGGCCCAACATGGGCGCGGATACCGGAAGTCGCCGAAATGGTCCGGGATGGTCGGTGCGAGCTAGGATTCACTGACGATAGCGAACTTGCGCATGGCCTGATCGCCCACCCGCTCGAGCCCCAAGACTATGTTGGAATCCTACCACCCGGGACGGTTATTGCAGACGATGGCGTGATTTCACTTGAGGATATCGTGGCACGCGGCCTGATTGTAGGACCGTGGTGGGAAACATCGCCTCCGTATATGGAGCTTCGGGCGAATTATCCAGATCTGGTACAGAATGCAATTGCTGTTCGAATTGAGTACCGGGAAGCTTACGTTCCACTCGTCGTCTCCGGAGCTGGGGCGGCAATTCTGCCGAGATTTGTCGGAGAACTCGCTTCTGCAGCGGGCGCTACGGTAGCGGAATTAGCTTGCCCGATTTGGCTCAAAACCCTTCTAGTTCAGCGGCCCGGAGACATGGCGCCTGCAGCGCGCGAGTTCCGCGATGTTACCTTGCAGCTTTATGGCAGAGTAGAAGCGCCGGCCGATATTCCTGAAAGTCAATCACATTCAACATGA
- a CDS encoding DUF6118 family protein, whose translation MTDDDREGFEPQDAPDDAGDPAAAFEALRRSVEKLTRDLGGEMTVIRRGVETAFDQLEKLQQPTDYGPDLGRIVQQLAHVGMRLEAVEQSPVLRNGPEHYARALERGGESLVNTAARQLERQATDLERSANSLARRLAGARERYVQDRWLWSAGTAGLVAGVLLTLFLPRALPFSADTRTAALIMGSDRISAGYAMIGAADPLETGKMEWGRRFYDFNGDPISACLKTAKQTGKDQKCTITVPAMAQQ comes from the coding sequence ATGACCGACGATGACAGGGAAGGATTCGAGCCGCAGGACGCGCCCGACGACGCCGGCGACCCGGCCGCCGCGTTCGAGGCGTTACGGCGGTCGGTCGAGAAGCTGACCCGCGACCTTGGCGGCGAAATGACCGTCATCCGGCGCGGCGTGGAAACGGCGTTCGACCAGCTTGAGAAACTACAGCAGCCGACCGACTACGGCCCCGATCTTGGCCGCATCGTCCAGCAGCTCGCCCATGTCGGTATGCGTCTTGAGGCGGTCGAGCAATCGCCGGTCCTGCGCAATGGCCCGGAACATTACGCCCGCGCGCTCGAGCGCGGCGGCGAAAGCCTGGTCAACACCGCCGCGCGGCAGCTCGAGCGCCAGGCAACTGACCTCGAGCGCTCCGCCAATAGTCTGGCCCGCCGCCTCGCCGGCGCGCGCGAACGGTATGTTCAGGATCGTTGGTTGTGGAGCGCGGGAACTGCCGGCCTGGTCGCCGGTGTGCTGTTGACGCTGTTTTTGCCGCGCGCGCTGCCATTCTCGGCTGATACCCGTACTGCCGCCCTTATCATGGGGAGCGATCGCATCAGCGCTGGCTACGCCATGATTGGCGCGGCCGACCCACTCGAAACCGGCAAGATGGAGTGGGGGCGCAGGTTCTATGATTTCAATGGCGATCCGATATCCGCCTGTTTGAAGACGGCGAAACAGACAGGGAAGGACCAGAAATGCACCATTACCGTGCCGGCGATGGCGCAGCAGTAG